Proteins from one Nicotiana tabacum cultivar K326 chromosome 23, ASM71507v2, whole genome shotgun sequence genomic window:
- the LOC107767923 gene encoding external alternative NAD(P)H-ubiquinone oxidoreductase B1, mitochondrial: MRGFTNLSRALRSHSSYSKLLLLSSVSTGGLLVYAESNIEGRKQVENNQSVSEKKRIVVLGTGWAGTSFLKDLDISSYDVQVVSPRNYFAFTPLLPSVTCGTVEARSIVEPVRNIIKKRSGEIQFCEAECLKIDPENNKVFCRSGINDNLVGHNDFSLQYDYLVVAVGAQVNTFNTPGVMEHCHFLKEVEDAQRIRRTVIDCFEKAVIPGQSEEERRTNLHFVIVGGGPTGVEFAAELHDFVHEDLVKIYPSVKDFVKITLVQSGDHILNTFDERISSFAEQKFQRDGIEVLTGCRVISVSDHSINTKVKSTGEHVEVPYGMVVWSTGVGTRPFVKDFMEQIGQGKRRVLAADEWFRVKGCSNVYALGDCATVDQRQVMEDISVIFKAADKDDSGTLTIEEFRDVLEDIIIRYPQVDLYLKSKHLLEATDLLRDSEGNEREEVDIEGFKLALSHVDSQMKSLPATAQVAAQQGTYLARCFNRWEQCKSNPEGPRRFKSSGRHEFLPFRYRHLGQFAPLGGEQAAAELPGDWVSMGRSTQWLWYSIYASKQVSWRTRYLVVGDWVRRSIFGRDSSRI; encoded by the exons atgaggggTTTCACAAATCTAAGCAGAGCTCTTCGTAGCCATTCTTCTTACTCTAAACTTCTGCTTCTCTCTTCTGTCAG TACCGGAGGTCTATTGGTATATGCAGAATCGAACATAGAGGGCAGAAAACAAGTTGAAAATAATCAGTCAGTATCAGAGAAGAAGAGAATAGTGGTGCTTGGAACAGGATGGGCCGGTACCAGCTTCCTAAAGGATCTTGATATTTCTTCCTATGATGTTCAAGTGGTTTCACCGCGAAACTATTTTGCATTTACACCACTTTTACCTAGTGTCACATGTGGAACAGTTGAGGCACGTAGCATCGTTGAGCCAGTTCGGAACATAATAAAGAAG AGAAGTGGAGAAATTCAATTTTGTGAAGCAGAATGTCTAAAGATTGATCCAGAAAACAACAAAGTATTTTGCCGTTCTGGCATCAATGATAATTTGGTGGGACATAATGATTTCTCCCTACAATATGACTATTTGGTTGTAGCTGTAGGAGCTCAAGTAAATACTTTTAACACTCCGGGTGTCATGGAACATTGCCACTTTCTGAAG GAAGTGGAAGATGCTCAAAGGATACGGAGGActgtaatagattgttttgagAAAGCTGTCATTCCTGGCCAAAGTGAAGAAGAGCGAAGGACCAACCTCCATTTTGTTATAGTTGGAGGGGGTCCAACTGGAGTGGAATTTGCTGCTGAGCTGCACGACTTTGTTCACgaggacttggtgaaaatatatCCTTCAGTTAAGGATTTTGTGAAGATAACACTTGTCCAATCTGGAGATCATATCCTGAATAC ATTTGATGAAAGAATAAGCTCATTTGCTGAACAGAAATTTCAAAGAGATGGAATTGAGGTTTTGACAGGTTGCCGCGTCATTAGTGTCTCTGATCATTCTATCAACACGAAAGTAAAATCTACAGGAGAACATGTTGAAGTACCCTACGGGATGGTTGTATGGTCAACTGGAGTTGGTACCCGCCCATTTGTGAAGGATTTTATGGAACAAATTGGCCAG GGGAAAAGACGTGTTCTAGCAGCTGATGAATGGTTTCGAGTAAAGGGCTGCAGCAACGTGTACGCACTTGGTGATTGCGCCACTGTAGATCAACGTCAAGTAATG GAAGATATTTCAGTCATTTTTAAAGCTGCGGATAAGGATGATTCTGGAACTTTAACCATTGAGGAATTCCGAGATGTTTTGGAAGACATAATTATCCGTTATCCTCAAGTGGACTTATATCTAAAGAGCAAACATCTGTTAGAGGCGACAGACTTACTCAGGGATTCAGAGGGAAATGAAAGAGAGGAAGTAGATATTGAAGGTTTTAAGTTAGCCCTTTCTCATGTAGATTCACAGATGAAGAGTCTACCTGCCACTGCTCAG GTTGCTGCTCAACAAGGTACATATCTTGCTAGATGCTTTAATCGCTGGGAGCAATGCAAAAGTAATCCTGAAGGCCCTCGCCGTTTCAAAAGTTCCGGCCGTCATGAATTTCTACCCTTCCG GTATCGCCATTTAGGACAATTTGCTCCTTTAGGTGGGGAGCAAGCAGCAGCAGAACTTCCTGGAGACTGGGTTTCTATGGGTCGTAGCACACAATGGCTATGGTACTCTATTTATGCGAG CAAGCAAGTTAGCTGGCGCACAAGGTATTTAGTGGTCGGTGATTGGGTAAGAAGATCCATTTTCGGGAGAGATTCAAGCCGAATTTGA